The sequence below is a genomic window from Lolium perenne isolate Kyuss_39 chromosome 7, Kyuss_2.0, whole genome shotgun sequence.
ACTACTCGTACCGTTGGATAATGAATGCAACCACAAAAACCATAGTTTGATAAAATGACCGCAGTTTTAAATTAAAACTCATACAACAAATTCGAAGTTATACAACACATAATGAAACACTTATGAAGAACTAGTAGACTACCATGTATAGATCCTTGCGAAAGGATGATAGGTGGGAACGCACGATGGATTCCCTTCAAACTAGATTGTCTTAGCATGCATTATCTTCATCTGAACCATGTAGATCTGTTTGAGAATCCGAAGAAAATTGTAACAATCATCCTTAGCGTAGCCAATTATGGATGAAAAATTATCCATCGGCAATCTAGGAATCATCGTCTTAAGTTGAATAGTATTCACACGCACCCATCTGGTAACACCAGAAGGGTGGTCGTTCATCTTCTCCCACATTTGCAAGCGGAGGGGCACTTGGTTGCACACACTGAATACTAAATGGCCATGAAAACACCGCCAGGGTCCGAACGGATGTGAATGAATACTATGAACACCACCAGAGCTTTCATTATCAACAATAGCTATAGGCTTTGAGTAACCAGATCAAACTGAGTTTCATTCTGCCCCACCAAAGAAACCAATGAATGGTGCTACCAACAAGGACATtgtcatcatctagagcttcacaaGCCACATATGATGGCCCAGCTTTGCAGGGACATCATGCCATCCATTATCAGAGAAGACACTCGCGATGACGAAACCTTGATTATCTTCCTTATAGGTGCCCACCAAGACAACTTTAACAGGGCTCCAGAGGTAGTGGTCTTGCACATGGTCCACCGCGTCATCGCCACAGAGCACCGCCCAGTAGCGGTGCACAATCTTTGCATCGAAGAACTGTTGATGCACCCTAATTTCGTGGAAGTCTTGAGTGATGGGGTCCCAAGCGGTGCATAAATACTTACCCCACTGCTCAAAGAGTAAGCGTCCATGACGGAAGTCTTTGAGAACCCAACCATTGAAAGAGCCGTCGTCAGGAAGCAGATCTGGTTAAAAACCATCCAATCCGCGGTGGGTGGAATGCAAATTTTGAAGGGCCATGCCTGAAGCCGCAGGAAAGGACGAGGACGGGAGCTCACGGTGGTGGATGCGGTAGTGTTGATGGAACTTATCTTCAGTCATGGTGCTTCGCCAGCTCTTGCATACGGCGGCCATGCACTGGGGGAAGGGCGGCTGCAGGGGCACACAAAGAAGGATCTGGGAGTGGATGTCCTCGCCTTCGACCGGATTCGCCTACGATGATGACTGCGAGGAGGGCTGGAGGCGGCGTCTGCTATGGCTGCTAGTGTCCTCCTCTTCTAGCGGGGTCACACGCAAGGAGGATCGGCGGTGAAGGTTGCTGCTCCTAGTGCCGTTGTCTTCCAGTTGAGTCGTGTGCGacaacggcgacgacgagggtagCCGGCGATGGCTTGTATGACTAGTCATGCCGCCCCAATCGTGGAGTGGAACCGTCAGAGTGTGGAACCGTTAGCAAGGAGTTGAAAAGAGGGTTAATTGATGGATTGACACATATAAATGAATGACTGGTATGATCGAGGGCACACTGTTGATTTTGCGAACAAATTGGGGTGGCTGCAAATAGGATATGGCATTGCGAAGGGGAAAGAAGATGAAGCTTTCTAAGGTAGCCGCACCGCGTTGCTACCCGTTGTGTTGGCCTATTAAAACATTCCGTTATATTGGCCGCcgcatgtcaacacccggatttttaagtccagatacctattatgccatacatcgcaatcccaggaatattgtttttgcgagacataatagactgatatcacagaacatcattcattacaaaccataatagtcttacatcaaaggatcacatgatccagtcttaatacaacagttGATCTGAAGATCAATTACATAGCacatagcggaagaaacgtagtagcggtccatctgttccacaggcaacgcttgacgtcatgaagtagtcctagttatcatagacgtcctgctgtccgtcttCCTGGTagtggtgctcctcttcatagtctggccatttgaatagccagggacaaagccgtgagtacttttaaagtactcgcaaactatcactaatagaagtactagtagctctAATCATGGCTCTAagcttctaggtttatttgcacaaagccagttttatttcataaacactttagtagtcaaagactctttatttgccaAAAATTACTCAAgtcggaacattagtgtcattcccacaactcagttgtgattcaagtcaaagtcacagttcaggttcaagtcacaagtcaccagtcacatgtcacattttgaaaagttctgatgacggaacagtatgacctttccaactgtccatgaccgcggacgcggctattcgaatagtttaacactctgcagaggtcgtacacttgtgccacaatatttacaatagtccgtcaggggtaactgaccctgatttatcacactcagtgtgcggactaccaatcataacctttcatttacataccctagtacaggcacctctccCTATGAGTCTGGCCTCCCAGCTATGGCAAACCGCCATCCTGAGAACTGTAAAGGGCTTgggtcggacattcacctcatttcacgtcatttcactttcaacggaggcaccgtcggcataacccctatgacgtttgttcagagggaacccgtactaacatacataagtttccagttaagccctacccagagtcaggtattgtgggggtacttagaaATTGGAATGgtgtcgcatccgaacccaaccagcaGTTTTTATCAAAGAGTCACCTTGTTCACCAAAGTTCATGTttaccttcaaaactttcaatagaattaCTCatgattccaaggttttcaaagtcatttgattcacaagttcccatctagagtagtcacttttagttttagcactagcaactaatcatgaggggtgctaactaaagttttgctctctaggctaagtttgaaacTC
It includes:
- the LOC139833801 gene encoding uncharacterized protein, which codes for MAAVCKSWRSTMTEDKFHQHYRIHHRELPSSSFPAASDLLPDDGSFNGWVLKDFRHGRLLFEQWGKYLCTAWDPITQDFHEIRVHQQFFDAKIVHRYWAVLCGDDAVDHVQDHYLWSPVKVVLVGTYKEDNQGFVIASVFSDNGWHDVPAKLGHHMWLVKL